One genomic segment of Tripterygium wilfordii isolate XIE 37 chromosome 9, ASM1340144v1, whole genome shotgun sequence includes these proteins:
- the LOC120005446 gene encoding putative clathrin assembly protein At5g35200, with the protein MSGGGTQNSIRKALGALKDTTTVSLAKVNSDYKELDIAIVKATNHYERPAREKHIRAIFAAISATRPRADVAYCIHALARRLSKTHNWAVALKTMIVIHRALREVDPTFHEEIINYGRSRSHILNMAHFKDDSGPNAWDYSAWVRTYALFLEERLECFRVLKYDVEMDRPRTKDLDTAELLEHLPALQQLLFRVLGCQPQGAAVNNIVIQLALSMVASESIKIYQAISDGTINLVDKFFEMQRNDAMRALDIYRRAGQQAERLSEFYEICKNFDVGRGERFIKIEQPPASFLQAMEEYVREAPRMSTARKGQVVDNKISSPKEVLAIEYKKVPEVQEEHPPSPPPPEPVKVEAPAPAPVAEPTDLLSLDDPAPVAASELDEKNAWALAIVPADQPTNAPLVQANGTTGWELALVTAPSSNDGAAAASKLAGGLDKLTLDSLYDDAIRRTNQHTTSYSPWEPAPMAGLPMQQTAHDPFYASNTVAAPPSVQMAMMSNQQQGFMMQQQSQMMMMGPQQQLPVNPFGNPYGPGMYPHGAGMPVQAYNPYTGLM; encoded by the exons ATGTCTGGAGGTGGTACTCAGAATAGTATACGGAAGGCACTTGGTGCCCTCAAAGACACAACGACTGTTTCATTGGCTAAAGTTAATAGTGATTACAAG GAATTGGATATTGCTATAGTGAAGGCTACAAATCACTATGAGCGCCCTGCAAGAGAAAAACACATTAGAG CTATTTTTGCTGCTATTTCAGCTACTAGACCTCGTGCTGATGTGGCCTATTGCATCCATGCACTTGCCAGACGGTTATCAAAGACACATAATTGGGCG GTTGCATTGAAAACAATGATTGTAATTCATCGTGCTCTGAGGGAAGTGGACCCCACATTCCATGAAGAGATCATTAACTACGGAAGAAGCAGAAGTCACATACTTAATATGGCTCATTTCAAGGATGATTCTGGCCCTAATG CATGGGATTATTCTGCCTGGGTTCGTACATATGCCCTATTTTTGGAGGAAAGGCTGGAATGCTTTCGTGTGTTGAAGTATGATGTTGAGATGGACCGGCCA AGAACCAAAGATCTGGATACTGCTGAACTTCTGGAGCATTTACCAGCTTTGCAACAGCTCCTTTTCCGTGTTCTTGGTTGTCAG CCGCAAGGGGCAGCAGTAAATAACATTGTTATTCAGTTAGCGTTGTCAATG GTTgcttctgaaagcatcaaaatctATCAAGCCATAAGTGATGGCACAATTAATTTGGTTGACAAG TTCTTTGAGATGCAACGCAATGATGCTATGAGGGCACTGGATATATACAGGAGGGCTGGACAGCAG GCTGAGAGACTGTCGGAATTTTATGAAATATGTAAGAATTTTGATGTTGGACGTGGGGAAAGATTTATTAAGATTGAGCAG CCCCCTGCATCATTCTTACAAGCCATGGAAGAGTATGTAAGAGAAGCTCCACGGATGTCAACTGCTCGTAAGGGTCAG GTTGTCGACAATAAAATTTCTTCACCCAAGGAAGTCTTGGCTATAGAGTACAAAAAGGTCCCAGAGGTGCAGGAGGAACatccaccatcaccaccacctcctGAGCCGGTGAAAGTAGaagctcctgctcctgctcctgttGCTGAACCAACTGATTTGTTG AGCTTGGATGATCCAGCTCCTGTTGCTGCATCAGAATTAGATGAGAAAAATGCCTGGGCTCTGGCTATTGTTCCAGCTGATCAACCAACCAATGCTCCTTTGGTCCAAGCAAATGGAACTACAGGCTGGGAATTGGCACTGGTTACTGCTCCAAGCTCCAATGATGGTGCCGCTGCAGCCAGCAAATTG GCTGGAGGCTTAGACAAGCTTACGCTGGATAGCCTCTACGACGATGCAATCAGAAGAACAAACCAACATACCACGAGCTACAGTCCCTGGGAGCCAGCGCCAATGGCCGGTCTACCGATGCAACAAACTGCACACGATCCTTTCTATGCCTCCAACACAGTAGCCGCGCCACCATCTGTTCAGATGGCAATGATGTCTAACCAGCAACAGGGTTTCATGATGCAACAACAGTcccagatgatgatgatgggtcCGCAACAACAGCTGCCCGTAAATCCGTTTGGTAATCCATATGGACCCGGTATGTACCCTCACGGTGCAGGTATGCCCGTTCAAGCCTACAATCCCTATACTGGGCTCATgtag